The sequence below is a genomic window from Streptomyces sp. B21-105.
ACACGCCGATGCTGGCCCCGTACCTGCCCGGCTTCGCCGCCGTGTTCGACCGGATACCGCTGGAGCGGCCCGCGGTACGCGTCTGGTCCGCGACCACGGTCCGCCCTTACCCGGACGACGAGGTGCCGTTACGGGCGCTGCTGCAACGGCACCTGCTCGAACCCGTCCTCTTCCGCTCGGTGGTGGAGCGCCTCTACGACGACGGCGCCCGCGTGTTCGTCCAGGTCGGCTGTGGAAGCCTCCCCCGCTTCGTCGCGGCCACGCTCGCCGACCGCCCCCACGCGGTGGTCAGCGCCGGGTCCACGACCCGGCCGCAACTCGACCAGCTGCGCTGGGCCGCCGCCGCGCTCTGGGCGGAGGGCCGCGCCCCCGACCTGGGCGCGCTCGGCCTGGCCCCGCCCGGCGGCGACACCGTGGCCGCCGCCTACGAGGCGGCCATGGCCACCGTCAGTGCGTCCATCGACGAGGTCTACCGGAACTGGAAGGGGCAGGGGTGAGCGAGCAGCGGCGAGCAGTCGTGACGGGTGCGGCCAGCGGGATCGGCGCGGCCGTCGCCGGGCGGCTCCTGCGGGCGGGCTGGGCGGTCACCGGCTGGGACCGCACGTCCGGCACCGACTCCGGCATCGACTGGCACACGGTGGACGTCCGCGACGCCGAGGCAGTGCACGCCGCCGCCGAGGCGGTGCCCGAGGCCGACCTGCTCGTCAACAGCGCGGGCGTGGGCACCATCGCGCCGTCGGCCGAGCTGCGGCCGAAGACCTGGGAGCGCGTCCTCGGAGTCAACCTCAGCGGCACGTTCTACTGCTCCCAGGCCCTGTTCCCCGCGCTGGCCGCGCGCGGCGGACTCGTGGTGAACGTCGCCTCCGTCATGGCGCACCGCGCCGTCCCGGGCCGCGCCGCCTACTGCGCCTCGAAGGCAGGCGTCGTGATGCTCACCGAAGTGCTCGGCGTGGAGTGGGCCGAACACGGGGTGCGCGTCCTGGCCGTCAGCCCCGCCTATGTGCGTACGCCGCTGGTGGAGAAGGGCTTCGAGAACGGCAACCTCGACGAGGCCGCCATCGCCGCCCGCACCCCGCTGGGCAGGCTCGCCACGCCCGACGAGGTCGCCGACCTCGTCCTCGGCCTCACCGGCGACCGATTCGCGTACATGACCGCCTCCACCCTGCGTTTCGACGGCGGCTGGGTCGCCGACGGCGTGTTCCCCCGCTGAGCCGCCCACGATGAAGGAGTACCGACCATGCCTCCCGCCGACTTCGGGATCCTCGGCCTCGCGCACGCCCTCGGCGACCCGAGGGACGTCACCGCCACCGCGGCCGACCACGTCGACGACCCCGACCGGGTGCTGCTCTGGGGCTACCGCACCTACCACCGGTCGCCCGAGGGCACCCGGCCCACCGAGCTCGCCGCCCGCGCCGCGACGAAGGCGCTCGCCAAGGCGGGCGTCGACCCGAGGGACCTCGATCTCGTCGTGGTCGCGGACAGCAGCGTCCCCGACTACCTGCTGTGGGACGCCTCCACGGCGCTCGCGCGCGAGATCGGCGCCACCGCGTCGCCCACGCTGCTGCTCACCCAGGGCTGCGCGTCCGGCGTCACCGCCTTCCAGCACATCGCCGGCGTGTTCGCGATCCGAGACGACGTCGACACCGTGCTGCTCGTCGCTGTGAACCAGGCGAGCGAGGCGCACACCAACCGCATGCGCAGCAACACGCTGCTCTCGAGTGACGGCGCCGCGGCAGCCGTGCTGCGCAGAGGCCACGGCAGGGGGCGGTGGCTGGCCACCGAGCAGATCACCGACCCGACGTACAACGACTTCTACCGTGTCGAGTACGGCGGCGCCGCCGCGCCCTTCGCGCCCGAGGGCACCGGCAACCTCGACGTCGACCCGCTCGCGCTCGTGTACCGGCACTTCCGCCGTGAGCCCGAGGACCTGGCGCGGTTCGTCCGTACCCTCAACAGCCGGGTACGCACGGTC
It includes:
- a CDS encoding 3-oxoacyl-ACP synthase III family protein → MPPADFGILGLAHALGDPRDVTATAADHVDDPDRVLLWGYRTYHRSPEGTRPTELAARAATKALAKAGVDPRDLDLVVVADSSVPDYLLWDASTALAREIGATASPTLLLTQGCASGVTAFQHIAGVFAIRDDVDTVLLVAVNQASEAHTNRMRSNTLLSSDGAAAAVLRRGHGRGRWLATEQITDPTYNDFYRVEYGGAAAPFAPEGTGNLDVDPLALVYRHFRREPEDLARFVRTLNSRVRTVYERACDHAGVDTGQVAKFLFLNDNQDSLADIAKAVGIPLERTNAVLGADLGHCGGADQLICLDTYLERGELAEGDVVALAGISIGMHWYCTLLAV
- a CDS encoding SDR family NAD(P)-dependent oxidoreductase, with amino-acid sequence MSEQRRAVVTGAASGIGAAVAGRLLRAGWAVTGWDRTSGTDSGIDWHTVDVRDAEAVHAAAEAVPEADLLVNSAGVGTIAPSAELRPKTWERVLGVNLSGTFYCSQALFPALAARGGLVVNVASVMAHRAVPGRAAYCASKAGVVMLTEVLGVEWAEHGVRVLAVSPAYVRTPLVEKGFENGNLDEAAIAARTPLGRLATPDEVADLVLGLTGDRFAYMTASTLRFDGGWVADGVFPR